Proteins encoded by one window of Rhineura floridana isolate rRhiFlo1 chromosome 9, rRhiFlo1.hap2, whole genome shotgun sequence:
- the LOC133363849 gene encoding ferritin heavy chain A-like → MVSQVCQNFHADCEAAVNQMVNLELHASYVYLSMAYHFDRDDVALSHVAKFLKEQSHEEKGHAEKFLKYQNKRGGRIILQDVKRPEQDEWGNSLAALQSALELEKKVNQALLDLHKLATEKGDPHLCDFLESEYLEEQVKAIKQLGDHLTNLRRLGVPQNGMGEYLFDKLTLGESS, encoded by the exons ATGGTATCTCAGGTGTGCCAgaactttcatgctgattgtgaAGCTGCAGTGAATCAAATGGTGAACCTAGAGCTACATGCTAGTTATGTCTATTTGTCTATG GCCTACCACTTTGACCGTGATGACGTTGCCCTGAGCCATGTGGCCAAGTTCTTGAAGGAGCAGTCCCACGAAGAGAAGGGACATGCAGAGAAGTTCCTGAAATACCAGAACAAGCGTGGGGGGCGCATCATACTGCAGGACGTCAAG AGGCCAGAGCAGGATGAGTGGGgcaacagcctggctgccctgCAGAGTGCCCTGGAGCTGGAGAAGAAGGTGAACCAGGCCTTGCTGGATCTGCACAAGCTGGCAACAGAGAAGGGAGACCCCCAT CTGTGTGACTTCCTGGAGTCTGAATACCTGGAGGAGCAGGTGAAAGCCATCAAGCAACTGGGAGACCACCTCACCAACCTGAGACGCCTGGGAGTGccccagaatggcatgggggagtaCCTCTTTGACAAGCTCACCTTGGGGGAGAGCAGCTGA